The following proteins are encoded in a genomic region of Dialister hominis:
- a CDS encoding DEAD/DEAH box helicase yields the protein MELRPYQKEAVRAVEREWEQKHKKTLLVMPTGVGKTVVFAHVAKNEVRNGSKVLILAHRDELLTQAQDKIKSATGLICAKEKADETSLDSWYRVVVGSVQTMMREKRLQKFAPDAFGTIIIDEAHHCLASSYQKVLSHFPEARVLGVTATPERNNLQCLGEYFDSLAYEYTLPQAVKEGYLCRIKAQTVPLSLDLTGVKMSAGDYAAGSLGTALDPYLEQIAVEMKKYCVDRKTVVFLPLVATAKKFKAILTHHGFHAAEVNGDSKDREQTLKDFEAGKYNVLCNAMLLTEGWDCPSVDCVVMLRPTKIRALYCQCIGRGTRLSPGKKDLLVLDFLWNTARHDLCRPASLICKSKDVADRVTKDLEESGEAADLEEAEQKAAEEVIIEREEALAKQLKAMKARKRKLVDPLQFEMSIQAEDLSGYVPSFGWEMAPASEKQLKALEQYGIFPDQIENSGKAALLLNRLAKRRSAGLSTPKQIRFLENRGFQHVGTWGFDAANGMISRIAHNRWMVPKDIHPASYVPEPDLFIPDGGVL from the coding sequence ATGGAACTGCGGCCGTATCAGAAAGAAGCCGTGCGCGCCGTTGAAAGGGAATGGGAGCAGAAGCATAAAAAGACCCTGCTCGTCATGCCTACGGGCGTAGGAAAGACCGTCGTCTTCGCCCATGTGGCAAAGAACGAGGTTAGGAACGGCTCAAAAGTGTTAATCCTTGCCCATCGGGATGAGTTGCTGACGCAGGCACAGGACAAGATCAAGTCGGCCACCGGCCTGATATGCGCAAAAGAAAAAGCGGATGAAACGAGCCTGGACAGCTGGTACCGGGTGGTAGTCGGGTCCGTGCAGACGATGATGAGAGAAAAACGCTTACAGAAATTTGCACCGGATGCGTTCGGGACCATCATCATTGACGAGGCGCACCACTGTCTGGCATCAAGCTATCAAAAGGTACTCAGCCACTTCCCGGAGGCAAGAGTCCTGGGCGTAACCGCTACACCGGAACGGAACAATCTGCAATGCCTGGGAGAATACTTTGACAGTCTGGCTTATGAGTACACGCTGCCTCAGGCGGTCAAAGAAGGGTACCTCTGCCGGATCAAAGCGCAGACCGTCCCCCTGTCTCTTGACCTGACGGGCGTGAAGATGTCTGCCGGAGATTATGCCGCAGGGAGCCTGGGCACTGCATTGGATCCTTATCTGGAACAGATTGCCGTTGAGATGAAGAAATACTGCGTCGACAGGAAAACAGTCGTCTTCCTCCCGCTGGTAGCCACGGCAAAAAAATTCAAGGCGATCCTTACGCACCACGGATTCCATGCGGCGGAGGTCAACGGCGACAGCAAGGACAGAGAACAGACGCTGAAGGATTTCGAAGCTGGGAAATATAACGTCCTCTGCAACGCCATGCTTCTTACGGAAGGATGGGACTGTCCCTCCGTCGACTGCGTGGTCATGCTTCGGCCGACGAAGATCCGAGCCCTGTACTGCCAGTGTATCGGACGGGGCACAAGGTTGTCCCCGGGGAAAAAGGACCTCCTGGTCCTGGATTTCCTCTGGAACACGGCAAGGCATGACCTATGCCGGCCAGCGTCGCTGATCTGCAAGTCAAAAGATGTGGCGGACCGTGTGACGAAGGACCTCGAAGAGTCCGGAGAGGCTGCCGATCTGGAAGAAGCGGAGCAGAAGGCCGCGGAAGAAGTCATCATCGAGCGGGAAGAGGCACTGGCGAAACAGCTCAAGGCGATGAAAGCCCGGAAACGGAAGCTGGTAGATCCCTTGCAGTTCGAGATGAGCATCCAGGCGGAAGATCTCTCAGGCTACGTTCCGTCTTTCGGATGGGAAATGGCACCCGCCAGCGAAAAGCAGCTGAAGGCTCTTGAACAGTACGGGATCTTCCCCGATCAGATTGAAAATTCGGGGAAGGCTGCCCTGCTTCTGAACCGGCTCGCCAAGCGGAGAAGCGCTGGCTTATCGACACCGAAACAGATCCGCTTCCTGGAAAACAGGGGGTTCCAGCATGTGGGTACCTGGGGATTCGATGCGGCAAACGGCATGATTTCCCGGATTGCTCATAACCGGTGGATGGTGCCGAAGGACATTCATCCGGCATCTTATGTACCGGAACCGGATCTTTTTATACCTGATGGGGGAGTCTTATGA
- a CDS encoding AAA family ATPase, giving the protein MITINELQVENLKKIKAVKLEPSASGLTVIGGKNGQGKTSVLDAIAWALGGEKFRPTNPKRDGSLTPPNLHVVLSNGIIVERKGANGSLKVIDPTGKKSGQRLLDEFISKLALNLPAFLHASEAEKSKALLQIIGVGDKLMEMDRKEEQLYNQRKEVGRIADRKKKAAEEMPFYPNMPTEPVSVSDLLKEQQDILARNGENERKRINVREMQGRFMRAESNYKAAMEALKAAEDTLRKARADAEVAAKSAQDLQDESTTELEENLRNVEVMNGKIRANAAKEGAELEANNLQQEYEGLTEQIESVRSDRADLLKEADLPLPGLSVKDGHLLYKGEPWDGMSGAEQLKVAVAIIRKLNPECGFVLMDKLEQMDTDTLREFGKWLEEEGLQVIATRVSTGDECSIIIEDGMVKDDESAVKPQASKFVKGVF; this is encoded by the coding sequence ATGATTACAATCAACGAACTGCAGGTAGAGAACCTGAAAAAAATCAAGGCTGTAAAGCTGGAACCGAGTGCTTCGGGGCTTACAGTCATCGGCGGGAAGAACGGACAAGGCAAGACCTCCGTGCTGGATGCCATTGCATGGGCTCTGGGCGGCGAGAAGTTCCGCCCTACGAATCCAAAGAGGGATGGGTCACTGACTCCTCCGAATCTCCATGTGGTGCTGTCCAATGGTATCATCGTGGAAAGAAAGGGCGCCAATGGCAGTCTGAAGGTTATTGACCCCACAGGGAAGAAGTCAGGGCAGAGGCTTCTGGATGAGTTCATCAGCAAGCTGGCACTGAATCTTCCAGCTTTCCTTCATGCTTCTGAAGCGGAAAAGTCCAAAGCCCTGCTCCAGATCATCGGCGTAGGCGACAAGCTGATGGAAATGGACCGGAAGGAAGAACAGCTTTACAACCAGCGCAAGGAAGTGGGCCGCATTGCAGACAGGAAGAAGAAAGCCGCTGAAGAAATGCCTTTCTATCCCAATATGCCTACTGAACCGGTCAGCGTGTCCGATCTGCTGAAGGAACAGCAGGATATCCTGGCAAGGAATGGTGAAAATGAACGGAAACGCATAAATGTCAGGGAGATGCAGGGGCGCTTCATGAGGGCTGAAAGCAATTACAAGGCAGCCATGGAAGCGCTGAAGGCGGCAGAGGATACCCTGCGCAAAGCCAGGGCGGATGCCGAAGTGGCTGCAAAATCAGCTCAGGACCTGCAGGATGAAAGCACGACAGAGCTGGAGGAAAACCTTCGCAACGTGGAAGTAATGAATGGGAAAATCCGGGCCAATGCTGCCAAAGAAGGAGCAGAGCTGGAAGCCAATAACCTCCAGCAGGAGTATGAAGGCCTTACAGAACAGATTGAATCTGTCCGTTCAGACCGGGCTGACCTTCTGAAGGAAGCAGACCTGCCGCTCCCGGGCCTTTCAGTGAAGGATGGTCACCTGCTTTACAAGGGCGAACCATGGGACGGCATGTCCGGAGCGGAACAGTTGAAGGTAGCAGTGGCCATCATCCGGAAACTGAATCCGGAATGCGGATTCGTACTGATGGACAAGCTGGAACAGATGGATACGGACACACTCAGGGAGTTTGGTAAATGGTTGGAAGAGGAAGGTTTGCAGGTCATTGCTACCAGAGTTTCTACCGGAGATGAATGCTCCATCATCATCGAAGACGGCATGGTAAAGGATGATGAATCCGCAGTCAAGCCGCAGGCGTCCAAATTTGTGAAAGGAGTGTTTTAA
- a CDS encoding LysM peptidoglycan-binding domain-containing protein: MRKLRLKRLLVVGVLVVSGAVATYSWTHAEETELIEYHKTIEQGDTLWGIVAKVATDKEDMSKLTWQVMHDNKITDPGNLQPGTELVIRVKAAREL, translated from the coding sequence ATGAGAAAGCTCAGATTAAAACGGCTGCTTGTCGTTGGCGTTCTGGTTGTTTCGGGGGCAGTGGCTACATACTCGTGGACACATGCTGAAGAAACCGAACTCATCGAGTATCACAAAACGATTGAACAGGGAGACACTCTCTGGGGCATCGTGGCCAAAGTGGCCACAGATAAAGAAGACATGAGCAAATTGACATGGCAGGTCATGCATGACAACAAAATCACGGATCCGGGAAACCTTCAGCCTGGTACTGAGCTGGTGATTCGTGTGAAGGCAGCCCGGGAACTGTGA
- a CDS encoding succinate dehydrogenase encodes MKKYIAAALILIVLIAAGGAFAFFHFFNGGPWQGTWWGVQDAGVNWTGDNMQNLETVTFTRNDDGTITVDHKVQVGSREIEGSLSGEGKVDGGRLQVTLKNGKTESFSYNAVDKTIATPLTNADDTPVTLKELTGDNNDEMERIRSQIVQISQKPENKIDKTLASSRS; translated from the coding sequence ATGAAAAAATACATTGCAGCCGCTCTGATACTGATCGTGCTCATTGCAGCCGGCGGCGCTTTTGCGTTTTTCCATTTCTTCAATGGAGGCCCCTGGCAGGGTACCTGGTGGGGCGTGCAGGACGCCGGCGTCAACTGGACCGGCGACAACATGCAAAACCTGGAAACCGTTACATTTACCAGGAATGACGACGGCACCATCACTGTAGACCACAAAGTACAGGTTGGCAGCCGTGAAATCGAAGGCAGTCTTTCCGGCGAAGGGAAAGTCGATGGCGGACGCCTGCAGGTCACTCTCAAGAATGGCAAGACCGAGAGCTTTTCCTACAACGCAGTCGACAAGACCATTGCGACTCCCCTCACCAATGCAGATGATACACCCGTCACACTGAAAGAACTGACCGGCGATAACAATGACGAGATGGAACGCATCCGGAGCCAGATCGTACAGATCTCTCAGAAACCGGAAAACAAAATCGACAAAACACTGGCTTCCTCAAGAAGCTAA
- a CDS encoding LexA family protein has protein sequence MTPLGNKLKSLRVERGLTMEELTNSFNELYDLNLSRSSISRWENGVREPSNSNLSAYAKYFNVSLDWLLGLNADSNDDEKESLTRGVKIPVLGTIVAGLPITAVENIIDYEEIPQEMAKTGEYFALVVKGSSMEPKIYEGDVVIVKKQSTVDNGDIAIVLVNGNEATIKQIQRSQSGITLVGFNVAVYPPHIYTNEEIEDLPVNVIGKAIEVRRKL, from the coding sequence ATGACTCCACTTGGTAATAAATTAAAGTCTTTACGTGTTGAACGCGGTCTTACAATGGAAGAATTAACGAATTCTTTTAATGAATTATATGATTTGAATCTTTCGCGCAGTTCTATATCACGGTGGGAAAATGGTGTAAGAGAACCATCAAATTCAAACCTGAGCGCCTACGCAAAATATTTCAACGTTTCTCTTGATTGGCTGCTTGGATTAAATGCAGACAGTAATGATGACGAAAAAGAGAGCCTGACTCGCGGCGTAAAAATCCCAGTTCTTGGCACCATCGTCGCCGGGCTGCCGATCACAGCTGTCGAGAACATTATTGATTATGAAGAAATCCCTCAGGAGATGGCAAAGACCGGCGAATACTTTGCGTTAGTCGTCAAAGGCTCCAGTATGGAACCGAAGATTTATGAAGGCGATGTCGTCATCGTGAAGAAACAAAGCACTGTAGATAATGGAGATATTGCTATTGTCCTTGTCAACGGAAACGAAGCCACAATTAAACAGATTCAGAGATCTCAAAGTGGAATCACACTGGTAGGATTTAACGTAGCAGTCTATCCTCCTCACATTTATACCAATGAAGAAATTGAGGACCTGCCGGTCAACGTTATTGGCAAGGCCATAGAAGTGAGAAGGAAACTATAA
- a CDS encoding ATP-binding protein yields the protein MNITKGIISRPVKGCVYGVEGIGKSTFAGKWPDPLFLDLDGGTSRLDVNRVSDIQSWPQLMEDVKEVYSNPSLCRTLVIDTADAAERLCIEYICGKYGKKGIEDFGYGSGYTYLVEEFSRFLVLLETCIAQGINVCILAHAILKTVTLPDEMGQYDHWELKLSSKTTNKVAPLVKEWADLLLFANYETILVTDDASKKQKAQGGKRVMWTTHTTFADAKNRFDLPDKLPFDYSYIAKCIPDASKPLTESIPAAREEFAKKEPAEKPLKKTVEASAEPKPVITQEDAPGAQVPANRPALAKVYALMKQGNIPEEDIVRAVSMKGYFPPNMKISDYPDDFIDGVLVGAWDQIKSFIKENMKVLF from the coding sequence ATGAACATCACGAAAGGGATCATCAGCCGGCCGGTCAAAGGCTGCGTGTACGGCGTTGAAGGCATCGGGAAAAGTACCTTTGCCGGCAAGTGGCCGGATCCGCTTTTCCTTGACCTGGACGGCGGTACTTCAAGATTGGACGTGAACCGTGTATCGGATATTCAGTCCTGGCCTCAGCTCATGGAAGACGTAAAGGAAGTCTATTCCAATCCTTCCTTGTGCCGTACGCTCGTTATTGATACGGCGGATGCTGCGGAACGGCTTTGTATTGAGTACATCTGCGGGAAGTACGGGAAGAAAGGGATCGAAGACTTCGGATACGGCAGCGGCTATACATATCTGGTAGAAGAGTTCTCCCGCTTCCTGGTTCTTTTAGAAACCTGCATCGCTCAGGGAATCAATGTCTGCATCCTGGCACACGCTATTTTAAAGACGGTGACACTTCCGGATGAGATGGGGCAGTATGACCACTGGGAATTAAAACTTTCCAGCAAGACGACGAACAAGGTTGCTCCGCTGGTGAAGGAATGGGCAGATCTTCTGCTCTTCGCCAACTATGAAACTATCCTGGTCACGGACGATGCAAGCAAGAAGCAGAAGGCGCAGGGCGGAAAGCGTGTGATGTGGACGACGCATACCACTTTTGCTGATGCGAAGAATCGATTTGACCTTCCGGACAAGCTGCCTTTTGATTACAGCTATATCGCAAAGTGCATTCCTGACGCCAGCAAGCCTCTTACAGAGAGTATCCCTGCTGCCCGAGAGGAATTCGCAAAAAAGGAACCTGCTGAAAAACCGCTTAAAAAGACAGTAGAAGCGTCCGCAGAACCTAAACCTGTAATCACTCAGGAAGATGCGCCGGGCGCACAGGTGCCCGCAAACAGGCCAGCCCTTGCCAAAGTTTATGCGCTGATGAAACAGGGAAACATCCCGGAAGAGGATATTGTCCGGGCGGTAAGTATGAAGGGGTATTTCCCGCCGAACATGAAGATCAGTGATTACCCGGATGATTTCATTGACGGGGTCCTTGTTGGGGCATGGGATCAGATCAAATCATTTATTAAAGAAAACATGAAAGTACTATTTTAA
- a CDS encoding DUF669 domain-containing protein, which translates to MEQNAFARFGEAHTDTSDKALDWDSEVVDSGESFVILPPGTYDFTVQKLERKHYAGGAKMPPCPQAQLTLTVHGGDKGEAHTITNLFLTQKQAWKLAQFFVSLGLAEPGGKLQMDWNKVIGSSGRLELANREYNGKLYNDVSRFLPPGKAPAGAAGGYKAGTF; encoded by the coding sequence ATGGAACAGAATGCATTCGCACGTTTTGGAGAAGCACACACAGACACATCCGATAAGGCTCTTGACTGGGACAGTGAGGTCGTAGACAGCGGGGAATCCTTCGTCATCCTCCCTCCCGGAACTTATGATTTCACGGTGCAGAAGCTGGAGAGAAAGCACTATGCCGGAGGGGCAAAGATGCCTCCCTGCCCACAGGCGCAGCTGACATTGACCGTTCACGGCGGGGATAAAGGAGAAGCGCATACCATCACGAATCTTTTCTTAACACAGAAGCAGGCCTGGAAACTGGCGCAGTTCTTTGTGTCGCTGGGGCTGGCGGAACCGGGCGGAAAGCTTCAGATGGACTGGAACAAAGTCATCGGATCATCGGGCAGGCTGGAACTTGCCAATAGAGAATATAACGGAAAATTATACAACGATGTAAGCCGGTTCCTTCCGCCGGGAAAAGCGCCCGCCGGTGCCGCGGGCGGATATAAAGCCGGGACGTTCTGA
- a CDS encoding site-specific integrase, whose product MREKNQSICLVLSYKVNGKWKQKTKQGFKTKRAARNYQDTLLDAVRQEAETETIKDIQDITLKDFTNEIFLRDKKNTIEYGTRQNYIVMLTRFESIANKPIKSIKEYEVVNAYNLLLDRLKVSTSNLSLAYLKTVLNYAVNTYKIIRVSPAQSVEMAKDKRKKEIKAFTKEEAEQLISSIKNPLYKMITLTAYLTGMRYGEIVALRWSDVDFFNQTITVSKSYGLCQNGKFGIKIPKTKNSYRTLHCPARLIKALIQWKESNPIQIDGRVYPTTRATHSNLVIEIGKFKKGMNIHSLRHTFATLLLSETQDINLVAACLGDNPATVARTYVHYTQDIRKKANDYIDAIFN is encoded by the coding sequence ATGAGAGAAAAAAATCAATCTATCTGCCTGGTCTTGTCATACAAGGTCAATGGCAAGTGGAAGCAGAAGACAAAACAAGGTTTCAAGACGAAAAGAGCCGCCAGAAATTACCAGGATACTTTACTGGATGCAGTCAGACAGGAAGCCGAAACAGAAACAATAAAGGATATCCAGGATATCACGCTTAAGGATTTCACGAATGAAATATTCTTAAGAGATAAGAAAAACACCATCGAATACGGCACCCGTCAGAATTATATTGTTATGCTGACCCGCTTTGAATCCATTGCAAATAAACCGATCAAATCAATTAAAGAATATGAAGTTGTAAATGCATATAACCTTCTTTTAGATCGTCTCAAGGTTTCAACGAGCAATTTATCATTAGCATACCTGAAAACTGTTTTGAACTATGCTGTAAATACATATAAGATCATCAGAGTAAGCCCGGCACAGTCTGTTGAAATGGCAAAAGACAAGCGAAAAAAAGAAATAAAAGCATTTACAAAAGAAGAGGCAGAGCAGCTGATCAGTAGCATAAAGAACCCGCTCTATAAAATGATCACACTAACCGCTTATCTAACAGGCATGAGATACGGCGAAATTGTAGCTTTGCGATGGTCAGACGTTGATTTCTTCAACCAGACGATTACTGTTTCCAAGTCTTACGGTTTATGTCAGAATGGCAAATTTGGTATTAAAATACCAAAGACAAAAAATAGTTATAGAACGCTCCATTGCCCCGCCAGACTTATAAAGGCTCTCATCCAATGGAAAGAATCAAATCCCATCCAGATAGACGGCAGAGTTTACCCAACGACAAGAGCCACACACTCCAACCTTGTTATTGAAATAGGCAAATTCAAGAAAGGTATGAACATACACTCGCTGCGTCATACTTTCGCAACACTCTTATTATCTGAGACGCAAGACATAAACCTGGTTGCTGCCTGCTTAGGGGATAATCCGGCAACGGTCGCAAGGACTTATGTCCATTACACGCAAGACATACGCAAAAAGGCTAACGACTATATAGATGCGATTTTTAATTAA
- a CDS encoding helix-turn-helix domain-containing protein yields MVCRTFSRNEVAELLGVSVGTVINMEQEGTLKRLKGVPGVKFNRRDVYAVLNEKEDDLVQMKRLIDTQQKTIIRLRLIIQGMAESCRSAVVKAEEYK; encoded by the coding sequence ATGGTGTGCCGTACGTTTTCAAGAAATGAAGTTGCTGAACTTCTGGGAGTCTCGGTCGGTACGGTGATCAACATGGAGCAGGAAGGAACGCTGAAACGATTGAAGGGTGTTCCTGGTGTCAAGTTCAACCGGCGGGATGTGTATGCGGTCCTCAATGAAAAAGAAGATGACCTGGTGCAGATGAAGCGGCTGATTGATACGCAGCAGAAGACGATCATCCGGCTGAGATTGATTATCCAAGGGATGGCAGAAAGCTGCCGGTCAGCAGTGGTTAAAGCGGAGGAATACAAATAA